One genomic segment of Sminthopsis crassicaudata isolate SCR6 chromosome 4, ASM4859323v1, whole genome shotgun sequence includes these proteins:
- the FKBPL gene encoding FK506-binding protein-like isoform X1, producing the protein MTCRTSTPQSLNLESLSKMERKSQGSLKLVPSSLIGEKDILQQQEVQQGLDSSREDRPLGLDSGALPTEALSAAADSEPLTPQTEDPPGVDRAPAGMRGDPLDHCRSSNEIAEPLQSPILWHCPDGSFVKRIMVQGQGLDKPKGGSLCQVLVSGLPPGVGLPEGWTELTVGSGPWRDSLWGEVLEKCLETMCSGEQAELLLPGGAEPPALVTLASFTMGKDSWELSVKEKEELASEERARGTELFRAGNPEAAARCYSRALRLLMTLPPPGPPDRTILHANLAACQLQLGQPTLAAQSCDRVLERDPRHVKALYRRGVARAAFGELDGAAADLRMVLEVEPGNRAAREELGRVVIRGREQDAGLARGLRKMFG; encoded by the exons ATGAC gTGCAGAACGAGTACTCCTCAGTCTCTCAATCTGGAATCCCTATCCAAAATGGAGAGGAAGAGCCAGGGCTCATTGAAGTTGGTCCCAAGCAGTCTAATAGGAGAGAAAGACATTCTTCAACAGCAGGAAGTCCAGCAGGGGCTTGACAGCTCCAGAGAAGACAGGCCCTTGGGACTGGATTCTGGAGCCCTGCCTACTGAAGCCCTCTCTGCTGCAGCAGACTCAGAGCCACTGACTCCTCAAACAGAGGATCCTCCAGGAGTTGACAGAGCTCCTGCTGGTATGAGAGGAGACCCTCTGGACCATTGCCGATCCAGCAATGAGATTGCAGAGCCTCTCCAGTCTCCTATTCTCTGGCATTGCCCTGATGGGAGCTTTGTCAAGAGGATCATGGTCCAGGGCCAAGGTTTGGACAAACCCAAAGGGGGCTCCCTGTGCCAGGTTCTAGTATCTGGGCTTCCCCCTGGAGTCGGTTTGCCTGAAGGCTGGACAGAACTAACTGTGGGATCAGGGCCATGGAGAGACAGTCTCTGGGGAGAGGTGCTGGAGAAATGCCTGGAAACCATGTGTTCAGGTGAACAGGCAGAGCTCTTGCTCCCTGGTGGAGCTGAACCCCCTGCCCTGGTCACCCTGGCGTCTTTCACTATGGGCAAGGACTCTTGGGAGTTGTCAGTCAAGGAGAAAGAAGAGTTAGCTTCAGAAGAGCGAGCTAGGGGCACAGAATTATTCAGAGCTGGGAACCCTGAGGCAGCTGCTAGGTGCTATAGCCGAGCTCTTCGGCTGCTGATGACTCTTCCCCCACCTGGCCCTCCAGACAGAACCATCCTTCATGCCAATCTAGCTGCCTGTCAGCTGCAACTAGGGCAGCCTACCTTGGCAGCTCAGAGCTGTGACCGAGTACTAGAACGAGACCCAAGGCATGTGAAGGCATTATACAGAAGGGGAGTAGCCCGGGCTGCCTTTGGAGAACTGGATGGAGCTGCTGCTGATCTACGGATGGTGCTGGAGGTAGAACCAGGAAACCGGGCTGCCAGAGAGGAGTTGGGGAGGGTGGTGATTCGGGGGAGAGAACAGGATGCAGGGCTGGCTCGGGGTCTTCGAAAGATGTTTGgataa
- the FKBPL gene encoding FK506-binding protein-like isoform X2, which produces MERKSQGSLKLVPSSLIGEKDILQQQEVQQGLDSSREDRPLGLDSGALPTEALSAAADSEPLTPQTEDPPGVDRAPAGMRGDPLDHCRSSNEIAEPLQSPILWHCPDGSFVKRIMVQGQGLDKPKGGSLCQVLVSGLPPGVGLPEGWTELTVGSGPWRDSLWGEVLEKCLETMCSGEQAELLLPGGAEPPALVTLASFTMGKDSWELSVKEKEELASEERARGTELFRAGNPEAAARCYSRALRLLMTLPPPGPPDRTILHANLAACQLQLGQPTLAAQSCDRVLERDPRHVKALYRRGVARAAFGELDGAAADLRMVLEVEPGNRAAREELGRVVIRGREQDAGLARGLRKMFG; this is translated from the coding sequence ATGGAGAGGAAGAGCCAGGGCTCATTGAAGTTGGTCCCAAGCAGTCTAATAGGAGAGAAAGACATTCTTCAACAGCAGGAAGTCCAGCAGGGGCTTGACAGCTCCAGAGAAGACAGGCCCTTGGGACTGGATTCTGGAGCCCTGCCTACTGAAGCCCTCTCTGCTGCAGCAGACTCAGAGCCACTGACTCCTCAAACAGAGGATCCTCCAGGAGTTGACAGAGCTCCTGCTGGTATGAGAGGAGACCCTCTGGACCATTGCCGATCCAGCAATGAGATTGCAGAGCCTCTCCAGTCTCCTATTCTCTGGCATTGCCCTGATGGGAGCTTTGTCAAGAGGATCATGGTCCAGGGCCAAGGTTTGGACAAACCCAAAGGGGGCTCCCTGTGCCAGGTTCTAGTATCTGGGCTTCCCCCTGGAGTCGGTTTGCCTGAAGGCTGGACAGAACTAACTGTGGGATCAGGGCCATGGAGAGACAGTCTCTGGGGAGAGGTGCTGGAGAAATGCCTGGAAACCATGTGTTCAGGTGAACAGGCAGAGCTCTTGCTCCCTGGTGGAGCTGAACCCCCTGCCCTGGTCACCCTGGCGTCTTTCACTATGGGCAAGGACTCTTGGGAGTTGTCAGTCAAGGAGAAAGAAGAGTTAGCTTCAGAAGAGCGAGCTAGGGGCACAGAATTATTCAGAGCTGGGAACCCTGAGGCAGCTGCTAGGTGCTATAGCCGAGCTCTTCGGCTGCTGATGACTCTTCCCCCACCTGGCCCTCCAGACAGAACCATCCTTCATGCCAATCTAGCTGCCTGTCAGCTGCAACTAGGGCAGCCTACCTTGGCAGCTCAGAGCTGTGACCGAGTACTAGAACGAGACCCAAGGCATGTGAAGGCATTATACAGAAGGGGAGTAGCCCGGGCTGCCTTTGGAGAACTGGATGGAGCTGCTGCTGATCTACGGATGGTGCTGGAGGTAGAACCAGGAAACCGGGCTGCCAGAGAGGAGTTGGGGAGGGTGGTGATTCGGGGGAGAGAACAGGATGCAGGGCTGGCTCGGGGTCTTCGAAAGATGTTTGgataa
- the ATF6B gene encoding cyclic AMP-dependent transcription factor ATF-6 beta isoform X1, which translates to MAAELLLLSEIADPTRFFADNLLSAEDWDRTLYNCLDEVTEDQVQLFRCLEQDVPFDGGSVDTNMSVSSPEPPWDPLPVFPDPQVKSEPSSPSLSFESSLLFTEPLGQVSVGEEVLGVKIESPSSPHCLLGKVLKPSFGAVQISVGFTPDDPSDVQTKTESISSSSSLSSEASLLSEEFPSKPFVEEEALGLKKESPAPQLCLLGDVLTSPFGSVQINVGPNPDGPSGKALPHRKPPLPPKPVMVTNVPLCLRNSPPSTTVLLQPLGQPPPVSSGSSVVLFQGPVQVQPPVGEGSAPSTPRLERKSIVPAPVLGTPCPPEVDAKLLKRQQRMIKNRESACQSRRKKKEYLQGLEARLQVVLSDNQQLRRENAALRRRLEGLLAENSELKFGSGNRKVICVMVFLLFIAFNFGPVSINEAPPAPASPQMSREESWPQRHLLEFSEQGVVTGQDTQGIPLDHKESQPRSAAGQPYFKNVTTFSKGAKELFLRDLDQFFLSSDCRHFNRTESLRLADELSGWVQRHQSGRKRSSQLRKIREKQKFHQWKKPPPAWSVPSRPSGPPERDSVSQLQLYHHPRHPQPEFLDAIDRREDTFYVVSFRRDHLLLPAISHNKTSRPKMSLVMPAMTPNETLSGRGNTGDYEVMMQIECEVMDTRVIHIKSSTVPPSLRKQPPPPSGNASGNPLPSTPSSSRQTPHQPFYLGHP; encoded by the exons ATGGCGGCAGAGCTGCTGCTGCTCAGCGAAATCGCCGATCCGACTCGCTTCTTCGCCGACAACCTGCTCAGCGCTGAGGACTGGG ACCGCACTCTCTATAATTGCCTTGATGAAGTGACCGAGGATCAAGTTCAGCTCTTCAGGTGTCTGGAGCAGGATGTCCCG TTTGATGGCGGCTCTGTGGACACGAATATGAGCGTCTCCTCCCCTGAACCCCCATGGGACCCTCTGCCTGTATTCCCAG ACCCACAGGTGAAGTCAGaaccttcttccccttctctcagcttcgagtcttctcttctcttcacGGAACCTCTTGGCCAG GTTTCTGTGGGGGAAGAGGTACTTGGTGTGAAGATAGAATCTCCCAGCTCTCCACACTGCCTTTTGGGGAAAGTTCTGAAGCCTTCCTTCGGAGCTGTCCAGATTAGTGTGGGCTTCACCCCAGATGACCCCTCAG ATGTACAGACCAAGACAGAGTCCAtctcatcttcttcctctcttagCTCAGAGGCCTCATTGCTCTCCGAAGAATTCCCCAGTAAG CCCTTTGTAGAAGAGGAGGCactaggattaaaaaaagaatcaccAGCCCCTCAACTCTGCCTTCTAGGGGATGTCCTAACTTCCCCATTTGGATCAGTCCAGATTAATGTGGGTCCTAACCCTGATGGCCCCTCAG gaaaggccctACCCCACCGTAAGCCACCATTGCCACCAAAGCCTGTTATGGTGACAAATGTCCCATTGTGCCTCCGAAATTCACCTCCCAGTACTACAGTTCTATTGCAGCCACTAGGCCAGCCTCCACCAG TCTCATCTGGATCTTCTGTAGTCCTTTTCCAGGGACCTGTTCAAGTACAACCACCTGTGGGGGAGGGGTCAGCTCCCTCCACTCCCAGATTGGAGAGGAAGAGCATTGTTCCAGCTCCCGTGCTTGGGACTCCATGTCCTCCAGAAGTGGAT gCAAAGCTGCTAAAGCGTCAGCAGCGGATGATCAAGAACCGTGAGTCAGCCTGTCAGTCCAGGCGGAAGAAGAAGGAGTACCTGCAGGGGCTGGAGGCCCGACTTCAGGTGGTCCTTTCAGACAACCAGCAGCTCCGCCGTGAGAATGCAGCTCTCCGACGACGACTTGAGGGGTTGCTGGCAGAG AACAGTGAACTTAAGTTTGGGTCTGGGAACAGGAAGGTCATCTGTGTCATggtcttcctcctcttcattgCCTTCAACTTTGGGCCTGTCAG CATCAATGAAGCACCTCCAGCTCCAGCCTCACCTCAGATGAGCAGGGAAGAATCTTGGCCCCAGAGGCACCTCCTAGAGTTCTCAGAGCAAGGGGTAGTTACTGGGCAGGACACCCAGGGCATACCACTAGACCACAAAGAATCACAGCCCAGATCTGCTGCAGGCCAGCCATATTTCAA GAATGTAACAACCTTTTCCAAGGGAGCCAAGGAGCTATTTCTGAGAGACTTAGACCAGTTTTTCCTCTCTTCTGACTGTCGCCACTTCAACCGGACTGAGTCTCTCCG GCTTGCAGATGAACTTAGTGGCTGGGTCCAGCGACACCAAAGTGGAAGAAAGAGGAGTTCTCAACTCCgtaaaattagagaaaaacag AAATTTCACCAATGGAAGAAACCACCTCCAGCCTGGTCAGTCCCTTCTCGACCTTCTGGCCCCCCTGAAAG GGACTCTGTGAGCCAGCTGCAGCTGTATCATCACCCCAGGCATCCACAGCCAGAGTTCCTAGATGCCATTGACCGTCGGGAAGACACATTTTATGTTGTCTCCTTTCGAAGG GATCACCTATTGCTCCCAGCAATCAGCCACAACAAAACTTCTCGTCCAAAGATGTCTTTGGTGATGCCAGCCATGACCCCCAATG AGACCCTGTCAGGCCGGGGAAATACAGGGGACTATGAGGTGATGATGCAGATCGAATGTGAGGTCATGGACACCAGGGTCATCCACATCAAGAGTTCCACAGTGCCCCCCTCCCTTCGAAAGCAGCCCCCTCCTCCTTCGGGCAATGCTTCAGGCAATCCTTTGCCTTCTACACCCAGCTCTTCTAGGCAAACTCCTCACCAGCCCTTCTATCTTGGTCATCCCTAG
- the ATF6B gene encoding cyclic AMP-dependent transcription factor ATF-6 beta isoform X2: MAAELLLLSEIADPTRFFADNLLSAEDWDRTLYNCLDEVTEDQVQLFRCLEQDVPFDGGSVDTNMSVSSPEPPWDPLPVFPDVQTKTESISSSSSLSSEASLLSEEFPSKPFVEEEALGLKKESPAPQLCLLGDVLTSPFGSVQINVGPNPDGPSGKALPHRKPPLPPKPVMVTNVPLCLRNSPPSTTVLLQPLGQPPPVSSGSSVVLFQGPVQVQPPVGEGSAPSTPRLERKSIVPAPVLGTPCPPEVDAKLLKRQQRMIKNRESACQSRRKKKEYLQGLEARLQVVLSDNQQLRRENAALRRRLEGLLAENSELKFGSGNRKVICVMVFLLFIAFNFGPVSINEAPPAPASPQMSREESWPQRHLLEFSEQGVVTGQDTQGIPLDHKESQPRSAAGQPYFKNVTTFSKGAKELFLRDLDQFFLSSDCRHFNRTESLRLADELSGWVQRHQSGRKRSSQLRKIREKQKFHQWKKPPPAWSVPSRPSGPPERDSVSQLQLYHHPRHPQPEFLDAIDRREDTFYVVSFRRDHLLLPAISHNKTSRPKMSLVMPAMTPNETLSGRGNTGDYEVMMQIECEVMDTRVIHIKSSTVPPSLRKQPPPPSGNASGNPLPSTPSSSRQTPHQPFYLGHP, translated from the exons ATGGCGGCAGAGCTGCTGCTGCTCAGCGAAATCGCCGATCCGACTCGCTTCTTCGCCGACAACCTGCTCAGCGCTGAGGACTGGG ACCGCACTCTCTATAATTGCCTTGATGAAGTGACCGAGGATCAAGTTCAGCTCTTCAGGTGTCTGGAGCAGGATGTCCCG TTTGATGGCGGCTCTGTGGACACGAATATGAGCGTCTCCTCCCCTGAACCCCCATGGGACCCTCTGCCTGTATTCCCAG ATGTACAGACCAAGACAGAGTCCAtctcatcttcttcctctcttagCTCAGAGGCCTCATTGCTCTCCGAAGAATTCCCCAGTAAG CCCTTTGTAGAAGAGGAGGCactaggattaaaaaaagaatcaccAGCCCCTCAACTCTGCCTTCTAGGGGATGTCCTAACTTCCCCATTTGGATCAGTCCAGATTAATGTGGGTCCTAACCCTGATGGCCCCTCAG gaaaggccctACCCCACCGTAAGCCACCATTGCCACCAAAGCCTGTTATGGTGACAAATGTCCCATTGTGCCTCCGAAATTCACCTCCCAGTACTACAGTTCTATTGCAGCCACTAGGCCAGCCTCCACCAG TCTCATCTGGATCTTCTGTAGTCCTTTTCCAGGGACCTGTTCAAGTACAACCACCTGTGGGGGAGGGGTCAGCTCCCTCCACTCCCAGATTGGAGAGGAAGAGCATTGTTCCAGCTCCCGTGCTTGGGACTCCATGTCCTCCAGAAGTGGAT gCAAAGCTGCTAAAGCGTCAGCAGCGGATGATCAAGAACCGTGAGTCAGCCTGTCAGTCCAGGCGGAAGAAGAAGGAGTACCTGCAGGGGCTGGAGGCCCGACTTCAGGTGGTCCTTTCAGACAACCAGCAGCTCCGCCGTGAGAATGCAGCTCTCCGACGACGACTTGAGGGGTTGCTGGCAGAG AACAGTGAACTTAAGTTTGGGTCTGGGAACAGGAAGGTCATCTGTGTCATggtcttcctcctcttcattgCCTTCAACTTTGGGCCTGTCAG CATCAATGAAGCACCTCCAGCTCCAGCCTCACCTCAGATGAGCAGGGAAGAATCTTGGCCCCAGAGGCACCTCCTAGAGTTCTCAGAGCAAGGGGTAGTTACTGGGCAGGACACCCAGGGCATACCACTAGACCACAAAGAATCACAGCCCAGATCTGCTGCAGGCCAGCCATATTTCAA GAATGTAACAACCTTTTCCAAGGGAGCCAAGGAGCTATTTCTGAGAGACTTAGACCAGTTTTTCCTCTCTTCTGACTGTCGCCACTTCAACCGGACTGAGTCTCTCCG GCTTGCAGATGAACTTAGTGGCTGGGTCCAGCGACACCAAAGTGGAAGAAAGAGGAGTTCTCAACTCCgtaaaattagagaaaaacag AAATTTCACCAATGGAAGAAACCACCTCCAGCCTGGTCAGTCCCTTCTCGACCTTCTGGCCCCCCTGAAAG GGACTCTGTGAGCCAGCTGCAGCTGTATCATCACCCCAGGCATCCACAGCCAGAGTTCCTAGATGCCATTGACCGTCGGGAAGACACATTTTATGTTGTCTCCTTTCGAAGG GATCACCTATTGCTCCCAGCAATCAGCCACAACAAAACTTCTCGTCCAAAGATGTCTTTGGTGATGCCAGCCATGACCCCCAATG AGACCCTGTCAGGCCGGGGAAATACAGGGGACTATGAGGTGATGATGCAGATCGAATGTGAGGTCATGGACACCAGGGTCATCCACATCAAGAGTTCCACAGTGCCCCCCTCCCTTCGAAAGCAGCCCCCTCCTCCTTCGGGCAATGCTTCAGGCAATCCTTTGCCTTCTACACCCAGCTCTTCTAGGCAAACTCCTCACCAGCCCTTCTATCTTGGTCATCCCTAG
- the ATF6B gene encoding cyclic AMP-dependent transcription factor ATF-6 beta isoform X3, with the protein MGPSACIPSFESSLLFTEPLGQVSVGEEVLGVKIESPSSPHCLLGKVLKPSFGAVQISVGFTPDDPSDVQTKTESISSSSSLSSEASLLSEEFPSKPFVEEEALGLKKESPAPQLCLLGDVLTSPFGSVQINVGPNPDGPSGKALPHRKPPLPPKPVMVTNVPLCLRNSPPSTTVLLQPLGQPPPVSSGSSVVLFQGPVQVQPPVGEGSAPSTPRLERKSIVPAPVLGTPCPPEVDAKLLKRQQRMIKNRESACQSRRKKKEYLQGLEARLQVVLSDNQQLRRENAALRRRLEGLLAENSELKFGSGNRKVICVMVFLLFIAFNFGPVSINEAPPAPASPQMSREESWPQRHLLEFSEQGVVTGQDTQGIPLDHKESQPRSAAGQPYFKNVTTFSKGAKELFLRDLDQFFLSSDCRHFNRTESLRLADELSGWVQRHQSGRKRSSQLRKIREKQKFHQWKKPPPAWSVPSRPSGPPERDSVSQLQLYHHPRHPQPEFLDAIDRREDTFYVVSFRRDHLLLPAISHNKTSRPKMSLVMPAMTPNETLSGRGNTGDYEVMMQIECEVMDTRVIHIKSSTVPPSLRKQPPPPSGNASGNPLPSTPSSSRQTPHQPFYLGHP; encoded by the exons ATGGGACCCTCTGCCTGTATTCCCAG cttcgagtcttctcttctcttcacGGAACCTCTTGGCCAG GTTTCTGTGGGGGAAGAGGTACTTGGTGTGAAGATAGAATCTCCCAGCTCTCCACACTGCCTTTTGGGGAAAGTTCTGAAGCCTTCCTTCGGAGCTGTCCAGATTAGTGTGGGCTTCACCCCAGATGACCCCTCAG ATGTACAGACCAAGACAGAGTCCAtctcatcttcttcctctcttagCTCAGAGGCCTCATTGCTCTCCGAAGAATTCCCCAGTAAG CCCTTTGTAGAAGAGGAGGCactaggattaaaaaaagaatcaccAGCCCCTCAACTCTGCCTTCTAGGGGATGTCCTAACTTCCCCATTTGGATCAGTCCAGATTAATGTGGGTCCTAACCCTGATGGCCCCTCAG gaaaggccctACCCCACCGTAAGCCACCATTGCCACCAAAGCCTGTTATGGTGACAAATGTCCCATTGTGCCTCCGAAATTCACCTCCCAGTACTACAGTTCTATTGCAGCCACTAGGCCAGCCTCCACCAG TCTCATCTGGATCTTCTGTAGTCCTTTTCCAGGGACCTGTTCAAGTACAACCACCTGTGGGGGAGGGGTCAGCTCCCTCCACTCCCAGATTGGAGAGGAAGAGCATTGTTCCAGCTCCCGTGCTTGGGACTCCATGTCCTCCAGAAGTGGAT gCAAAGCTGCTAAAGCGTCAGCAGCGGATGATCAAGAACCGTGAGTCAGCCTGTCAGTCCAGGCGGAAGAAGAAGGAGTACCTGCAGGGGCTGGAGGCCCGACTTCAGGTGGTCCTTTCAGACAACCAGCAGCTCCGCCGTGAGAATGCAGCTCTCCGACGACGACTTGAGGGGTTGCTGGCAGAG AACAGTGAACTTAAGTTTGGGTCTGGGAACAGGAAGGTCATCTGTGTCATggtcttcctcctcttcattgCCTTCAACTTTGGGCCTGTCAG CATCAATGAAGCACCTCCAGCTCCAGCCTCACCTCAGATGAGCAGGGAAGAATCTTGGCCCCAGAGGCACCTCCTAGAGTTCTCAGAGCAAGGGGTAGTTACTGGGCAGGACACCCAGGGCATACCACTAGACCACAAAGAATCACAGCCCAGATCTGCTGCAGGCCAGCCATATTTCAA GAATGTAACAACCTTTTCCAAGGGAGCCAAGGAGCTATTTCTGAGAGACTTAGACCAGTTTTTCCTCTCTTCTGACTGTCGCCACTTCAACCGGACTGAGTCTCTCCG GCTTGCAGATGAACTTAGTGGCTGGGTCCAGCGACACCAAAGTGGAAGAAAGAGGAGTTCTCAACTCCgtaaaattagagaaaaacag AAATTTCACCAATGGAAGAAACCACCTCCAGCCTGGTCAGTCCCTTCTCGACCTTCTGGCCCCCCTGAAAG GGACTCTGTGAGCCAGCTGCAGCTGTATCATCACCCCAGGCATCCACAGCCAGAGTTCCTAGATGCCATTGACCGTCGGGAAGACACATTTTATGTTGTCTCCTTTCGAAGG GATCACCTATTGCTCCCAGCAATCAGCCACAACAAAACTTCTCGTCCAAAGATGTCTTTGGTGATGCCAGCCATGACCCCCAATG AGACCCTGTCAGGCCGGGGAAATACAGGGGACTATGAGGTGATGATGCAGATCGAATGTGAGGTCATGGACACCAGGGTCATCCACATCAAGAGTTCCACAGTGCCCCCCTCCCTTCGAAAGCAGCCCCCTCCTCCTTCGGGCAATGCTTCAGGCAATCCTTTGCCTTCTACACCCAGCTCTTCTAGGCAAACTCCTCACCAGCCCTTCTATCTTGGTCATCCCTAG